The genomic segment tcgcgcgatggtcgcgcgacagcgatgcgacgcatacgaaatcaaaccttatcgatatggaagtagacgatgcgattaGACGTgaaggcgacggtcgcgcgaccgtcgcccacgcaagacacggcgtaagtgtgcacAGTCTTAAAACATTCAGCGCCTCAGATTGCGGTAGGACATCATCCGATTCATCCgaacgctcaaggccacgtccacggtttatgtccaatagtttgcacaattcagtgtcATATTCATTATCTACATAGATCGCGGCAGTGGACGGCGTTCGTCGCGTTTTTaggcaccggccacatcagagcgtcgcgtgtctcggggcgcgcaacggacgtcggcgccacgccacctgagtgtaattcaaaaagcgtctcctcggtacattttgtataggaaggacgtaaggcgcgccgcgccacgccacctggggcgcgtcttacgtccttcctatacaaaatgtacctactgaggagacgttttttgaattacactgaggcggcgtggcgcggacgtccgttgcgcgccccgagacacgcgacgctctggtgtggccggtcacttaggtGATTATCTGATTATCGATGGACTATCGCATCGTTCTAAACTACCGCGCAGCAGCGCGAactgaattaaacttatgttggttgcaataagaggtagatttgtttaaaaatatgcacacttgccacctgcggtaataaaattttatggcttgcgcgatgatcacatttattaatgtcataaccgccaattacttgcattgaaattgaactttaattactaagagataacgttgtttttgtaaaaaaatgaaagtagtttttactacattgcgaagttttcgtttgtcaactagacgcacacatttgcaactaagcgatcggacacttttgagtgtcgaatttgtaggtgacagtgtatctagcctcgtggcgccgaatgtactttctaaagtacataatggtttcaatggaattttaactctcataaacaaataaaatataatttcttttgtttataaaatttttcgaataactgaaattgaattcaatctcaagtacaataagaatcaaaattccctagcaaaaattttgtatggtgggcgccacgaggctcgggaagtttttaaattgatgttatcgcatcgatctactgaggggcggtgcctacagtagttgttgtagttgtatgcatacctagctcacgcacacagacgcgtccactggcgccgcgccggtgtctgcgtgcgctctctgcaatgtctctgcaaattctatgcacagcgcagaatatgcagaaaccacatggtggtctgtggcagaaattcaatacacatttttagggtttttaaaataagtacctaggtacgtgaagtaacatggtaaattaaaaattatcattagatacttatttgcggaggtgtaaacaatttccttcgttttgccatatatcaataattacctatctatattaaattaattaatccgtatacattacatttttacaattaagtgtatgaattatactttttatcgtaCGATGTCACGCGGGATTCGCCGCGCGAACTCATCATTCGCGCGCTCGGCTCCCTTCGCTGCCTGCACACGTTCGCTGCTCTCGTACGATttgatattatacagggtgcccggtaattaatggacaaccttttaaccaccaagagggcaccttatactggtccagaaaatctatgggatatgggttaaattgtggtgtaggcgagaggctggcaacctgtcactgcaatgccatagtttcgttttcttttaaccctttatttgccaagagtggcaccttatattggtccagaaaatcgactttaaggtttagtaaaagtcgcctggttttcgagattttcacaatttttaaaattttaatacctactacctaaaattttaaaaagtgtgaaaatctcgaaaagcaggcgacttttactaaaccttaatgtcgattttctgtaaggtgccctcttggtggttaaaaggtcgtccattaattaccgggcacgtGCACCCGATATATTTGTCAAGCAATTTCTGACGTAAGAAAGCGCGACTCATTCGCGCAGTCGGCAAACGTCTCTCGTTGTCGTACAATCTGACATTATTCAGCTACCTTTTATCGCTTGGCTTTAGTTCGCATATACAAGActacctataggtactacaaggtccaaggcaaaatacaacaatagataatgtatttagtaaataatatttttaaatttaaaagtggaaaatgtctgccttgggtgagacttgaactcacggcctctgaatcgatactccagcgcagacgtttctgctaatcagaagttaaaatttaaataatatttatttagtaatttcccgctagaaacttgcgttatacaattctgtatactttttcagctaccataaccaaatttggattagattaaaaaacctttaagtagataaaacttagaacctttcagattgttttactcaccctttctgatgtttaccatacttatacttacccagttattcataaacgtacactaaagttatcaagccgataaatttcgtttgtccctttccgacgtattggtgtgatataaagggacaaacgaactttatcggctggatactttagtgtatgaataagggtgttaaaatttatatgtatgtatgtatgtatgtataagctttattgtacataaaggaaacaaaagagacacagttacagagtcagtaatatacaatgtaatgTGTGTATATgcaatttatagctacgaaattttacataaaacacctactttaaaataaaataaaaaatgttgaatttggttaacattataaaagacctcacgcaagctgtgctaattagttcgcgaattcgtcgagaggtggcgctaaacacaattatgctatttatgctcattagagaacctatacttctagcctagcccagtctttagaattatgtgagtaacgtaaaagttttgtaggtacggaaccctcggtgggcgagtccgactcgcacttggccggttttttttgaaagcagccttaacactttcgctaccaagaacccgactgtcgggtacaccgctcgtagaagcgtagccgattacatgggtttccccgtatgtagcgaaaatgtcgtagcgccgcgtagagcccggtttcgaaagtgttaatcaatcggaacgaaatttgagaatctgaataacaatgaaataatctatgtcggaccgtttagctattttggttaattgttaccaatcttgagtatcacaccttttttgcgccacaatgaaaaagtccgtttttggaaatttttgattggctctagagtctttaaaaaacagaatatcaaaaaaatcaaaacggtccgacacagataaaaataataacacttagtgttgaaaaaatcattgctctatcttcaaaaaccaaggaggaaatagtcgagagcgtttgtatggagaattgacccctaccgtatcgtcttaatcgcTCGGggacgaactataactcgctcgcgctatcatccCGTCTCTTTCATTTACAGGGGATTTTGTGATTGGCATGAGATTTTTCTTGCTTGTTTAGATGGTGCACCGTTAACAGAAGAACATATATACAAGTTGTGCGACGACTGCCTGGAGACTAAAGCGCCCGAGCCTCTCATCAGGGCACTAGGTAACGTTAGAAATACATCATTACATATACCTCATCTAGTTATAGTAAGGTTTTCGATTAGCCGGGTCCAGACAGAACGAAGCACATCACGAGGCAATGTGCTCATACGGCAAACgtctaaggccgatagtccactgtcatatgtttatcatagaaatatgatctttggcaacatgccgtcctttttcttcacgttggagaagaacggaggcatacagacctatgatcatatttatatgataaagtataaacatatgatagtggactatcggcctaacgTAGACGTGCCACGGCCGAAGCAGCTAGCTCGCACGCACACATCGCCTCGGCCGTGACACGTTTGCCTCGCGAGGAAATTGCCTCGCGGCGTACCTGGCTCTGTGTGGACAATAGCTTAACTAGAGCTTAAAAAATACCATATCTATGACGCcacattttgaattttataaaaatttacagCAAATTAGCAAACGACGACGAGACATCAAATGTATGACGACTGTACGGACGTAATTTAACCCTttaatgcatggtgatgtatatatgcatcatatatttgatggcccgtggctcgatatgtagctatccacaatcacatttattgcttaattattattcattatttattactatttaataaacaattaaataatataataatttactatttaaggattaagacgaaatggcggaaaagtgtaaaaaaacaggatgatggcgatttttagtatgtgatttaggctgattttttcgaagttagtaattagtttatgtttaaacattttatcatgggggtttcacaaatagtgtacctttttaatagtagtcattttttttaaataaaacttaccaataacgatatatttatataaataagatttggcctatttaacttctaacactgatttagtataaaaatcgatcttaaatattttttttattatttttcccagagtcagaaaacaattgtctatcacatatattaatatctcgttaaaagaaaaattcatgcatttaaggattaaaactatacttcgtttcttttaagattagaattatctgtcaaacgggtaaacaaagaagcagtggtcgtagaccttccttcttcgatttcggccgataccactgatttcttggaacttataacttataatactatctatgtacataagttccaagaaatcagtggtatcggccgaaatcgaagaaggaaagtctacgaccactgcttctttgtttacccgtttgacagataattctaatcttaaaagaaacgaagtatagttttgttagttaaacGTCAGTcatacaatttattatatttggcGGATTTTTTTGGACAGATGCGTAAGCTCTTACAGGCGACTCCCATCTGAATGCTCTGAGAAATTAATGGAACCATTtcataggctacttgacctttttaaaagtctgtcttatatgattaagtactgtccaatcaaccgaaataaaatattaccatattttattatgacttaaaaacagcaaaaaatatttttaaagtataattttacgtaatcaggcgaaaacaacacagtcacgTTAATCTAAAGATTATTTATGCATCAcgtcattctactcgaaaacaacattttctgactttttaagtatgaaggcataaagttcaatatgtcagtgattgttttgacaagTAAGGTTCGAATTGGATGACGTCACTAGATCGCTGACAgtgttttcggtggccaaaataaataaaaaattacacacatttttaatcgaaaatacgtagtcatcatacacttttaatacccaaaatctataaatattgttttttttgacaaatactacagaaaacaatcatttattgtgagtctagtagcctattgttcacatgttataaaaaaaacaatatactaTAACAACAACTActactaataatataataatatttatttgaccgTAGGAGAAGCATTCACACAGCCGGCCATACTAGCTCGGTGCTTCCAGGGGAAACCACACGCGGACAGCAGTAACGGCGGAGGAACTaaaggtaggtacttaagtgCTTGTGCGCTTTCTAAGGGGTAAAATACACAGAAAGGACGCAaatcgtaagacgcggaacggacgcacGCGACGCGCTGCTCGagtgcaatttaaaaaaacgtctactcagtacattttgtataggtaaGACGTAAGACGGCGCGTCTTATGCTTGCGTCTTACGTCTTgacagtgtgtgtgtgtgtctctggATGGGTGTTAACAGTTTGTGAATCAAGCCCTGTGTGACTTTCCACACAGAAAGATCTTTTTTTGCTTCAAGGTCCTTTCTATCTGAAATTTTAATAGACAAACATTCAGATAAAAAAGTTCCTATTGCACTCTGAAGCAGGTCCTTATGCTTTAGTCAATTAGAAAGCAGGTTTCAAGTGATGGTTcgactttatatttttttaaatagattatttattagcaaaaacacatacaaaatatacaacaaaaacaTCTAcatcataaatacaattaaaacttaacctaaaattaaaactaaatataaaatacttttcctttttgaaatatctaagtttgaaataaaaatgtcaGATGCCTTTCAACTTTTCTAAATCTGTTACTTATTAAACTGTTCTTAGGAAACAAAGAAACAAAAGCGATGTGTTCATCGAGCGACCCGGATAAAGATGTGGACAGTCTGGAAGGCCCAGGGCTCGATGTAGCGTCGTGTCGCCGCGCCTTTCAGTACCTCGCTAAAGTGAGTATTCCTAAGCATATCGTGAAAATTATAGTCAACGAAGCCCCGCATGCGGGGTTTCGTTTTCTGGACAGTTTGCCCTTAGACCCATCCTACCTATTTATTGGTTTATTGTAATGATCCTCAAACCATTGAGGAACCTCATAATCGGTCGCCGACAACAAAATCGAAAACAAAAGCTATGTGCTTAACAAGCGACCCAGACAAACATATTTTCTGGAGATCACTGATCAACTCAGCACTACCATAAACTTCTGCATAGccactaaataaataatagtacttattactggccccgtagccgaaacgaaaacgaaacgccgcgaaaggtagtctggctctgtcgcgccaatatacaagagcgatagagatagatagctacgaaagagatattatcgtgagcgttacagaaagcgactgccgtctcTCTTCCAACTTGGTAAACTAGGGACCTATTGAGATTAGTCCGATTTAATTTCTAAGTCAATATCTCAATATAGAGTCATAAAGCCGATTCTACtctacaattaaaatatatCAAATCTAACCAAGGTTTTTCCCCACAGGTGCCATCAGAGTACTACAGTTCAGCGTTAGTGACCGCCCTTACCACTCTCGCCGAAAACATGGAGATCGACTTGCGAATAACCAAGAAAATGAGCGAAGAAGAAATTGTCAACTGTTTTGTGATCGCCTTTGAGGTGCCAGACCTCGGGTGCAGCGATTACTTGGAGATAGCACTGCCTGCGTTGTGTCATGCGGCTAAACATCTACCAGTCAAAAgtaagtaaagaaaaaaaacatttaagcaataaaaaaatgtcaatgCTTTGTTAAGAATGTTATGTTTGCCGccgtcccgggttcgaatcccgataagggcatttatttgtgtgatgagcacagatatttgttcctgagtcatggatgttttctatgtatgtatttatccatttaagtatgtatatcgtcgcctagcacctatagtacaagctttgcttagtctggggctaagttgatctgtgtaaggtgtccccaatatttattttataaaattacatgCATAATTAAGACGAGCATAATGTTACAGTGATCCCTGCCCTTActgagattcgaacccagaaccgcggcttagaggcagggtcactactgactgagccAGCCCGGTCGTCGCTTTGTGTCCTAACTATGTATTTTCTTTACAGCACAAGCGAAACTGGCCAGAATGTGGGCGCAGCACTGCAAAGAGAGCCTTCGGCACATACTGGAAACGTTACAGCAGCTCATCACACTGCGCATTATTTCTACAAACTACACGAGGAACTTCCAAGTGCAGGACGACGAGAGCGTCACCATGGCAACGAAGCTCATGAAGGTACCTTATACAATTCGCTTGAAGTTCATAGTTGGTAGTATCGCGTTACATGGCGACCGTgacattatatttatttatgtttacaattaattactttattcatttattatttatttattgaaaaaaaaacaccacatgaaacatttcatacattttgactGACGTGATGctctcatttctatggaacaggtatttttttgttgaatttgtcctataataaaagttgttcattatgacctcaaaagtcactatgcaaagtttggccTTAGAAAATCACGCTAGATTGTAATGACATTTGATTGCAGATAGTGTACTACGCGAACATGATCGGCGGTGTCATGGAGTCCAGCTCGCATCGCGAAGAACCCGTCTCCGTTCCTCAACAGTTAGACCCCCTTGGAGACGCTTTAGACCACCTGTACCCCCTAACGTCCATCAAGAGCAAGAATCATCAGCACACAGACCCTTTAGGTAAGAGAGACATATCCAACTAGTATGAAACCTCTGTAAGTAGACCCCTTGGAGAGGGTTAGGGaggtcgtgtaggtgaacgcggtGTTCTATGACAGAAAgtataaccgagagggggtgggcgcaCAACTTTGTGTCGCTTTCTATCTTTTTAACGAGCCCCTCAGTTTTTAACActaactagaaaaaaaaacttatatgtCATTGTCAGTAGCTTAATTTCCtacaattatttacattttttgcgaaGATTGTGTGTAAAATATACGAAATGCGGGGGATTTCTCCAGAAAAGCGAAAGGAGATTGTGCACAAATGGTGTACAATTCCTAACATCACGCTAAAACAGTTGGCGAAATCTGAAGGAGTTAGCATCGGAGCCGTGCGTACGGCTATTCGAAAGTACGGTGAGGATTTAAGCTTTCACGATGCACCAAAACCTGGTAGAAAAAGGGGACCTGTAGATTTAAAATTAGACCGCAAGATTGCTCAAGTGTTCGCTAGAAAAAAAGACTTGTCTGTTAGGGATGTGGCCAAAAAACTGCAAACATCGGCTAGCAATGTCCAACGTGCCAAGGGAAGAATTGGCTTAAAGACCCTAAAAAAACAGAAGAAACCCAAACGAACTGCTAAACAAGCCGCATGCGTGAAACCTAGGGCGAGAAAATTTTATGATAGCCTATTGTGTCGAAAATCGGCTTGCATTATTATGGACGATGAAACCTACATCAAATTTGATTATAAGATGCTTCCAGGTCAGCAATTTTATACTATACGTCAAAACCAGGATATCGATGATGCCGAAAAATCcatttttgttgaaaaattcaGCAAGAAAGCAATGGTTTGGCAGGCCATCTGCGAGTGCGGGAAGTTATCGAAACCATTTGTCACCACACAAACAATGAAGGCTGATACCTACATCTCGGAGTGCTTGAATCGGCGATTGTTGCCCATGATCCGTGAGCATGATGGTCCTGTTTTGTTTTGGCCAGATCTGGCATCAGTGCATTACGCCAAGACTACGTTATCTTGGTATAGAGACAATGGAGTTGAATACGTGCCTAAGGAGATGAATCCGCCGAACTGCCCGGAAGCCAGACCAATTGAAACTTTTTGGGCTCTTACTAAGGCATATCTTAGGAAAAACGTTAAGCCTGCAGATTCTATCGAGGCTTTCAAAAGAAACTGGTCGAAAGCCTCGAAAGTCATTGGAGACAAATCTGTGCAGAAGCTAATGTTAAGTGTTCGATCCAAGGTGCGATCTCTCGCTTACGATTGACGATGTCAAAATGGTATCTTAACAAAATGTGTGGTTTAATTAgtgtaaaattattattttttaataaataatgtaatagttaagaaaaaaagtgTTATGTCATTTTAAGCTTGTGCttatacgagccccaatgcaaatgatatcgtctagtcacacttcaacgtgcgatatttatttccgaaactggtgtttaaacccagattgactttgatgataaatggaatacacgacacactaagccattaaaactagtttaatcttgcgccgtacaaaatgccctaatgttatatgttttaatataatcatatcataaaaataacatatctaaagcaaaaaaatacgcctagttcatatttgaggcataataggtcgtctatttttaataaaaatagtttagtaagatttatactatacaataatattttaaattgaattaataatattataagtcgtctgatatgatatacggctacataaaaaggtaaattctgtaaaaaatataattattctacaacatttttataccaaaatagcaagaggtaagtcggtgcctgaatcagtgaggaaaattataatttccagtaacaatagcggcaaatctacgttccaaaatatccaaagacctttttttgccaagatctacggcgcatacaatcatccagcatcaactaaagcacggaaccgtctcctgtttaaataaatctggccgtcgaagaataactgccaaagagaaaacaggattttgaggagcatcatcaggaaaaatcgtcatgcaagagcaggagaacttatctaactatggcatgacgcgatcaaaataaacatttcagtcgatacctgaaagacagtaatgaaaataatgggcttcggttttcacaccgctaaacagaaaccattacttactcaaaagcagaaaactaacaggttgaaatttgcacaaaagtacagaaactggactgccgatcagtggcgaaaaataatatggagcgacaaatccaaatttgaggtcatagttggcgatgaacgaagtaaagtcattcaagaaaaaggagatgcatttcacaaagactgtcttgaacgcaaggtgtagtttccagcatctttaaatgatttggggctgtatgtcggcacagggtgtgggatgtctgcaatttatagatggaaccgtcaatgcagagaaatacaaaagcatcttggaatagagttcactaccgtctataagaaagtttaagtatataaatggatttacttttcaacaagatggtgccttatgtcatactggcaagacaacgatggagtggctgaaacaaaaacaaattcctaccatatcatggccatccagcagtccagacttgtctcccataaaaactttgtagtggtaaatgaagaaaaagttgcgaaaagatccttctaaatccaaagctggttttaaggagaaacttgtgggtgtctgaatggaataacccctgaggagtatagacagttggtagatacaatgccgctcagaattaaggccgttttagatgcaaaaggtgacgccaccaagtggtagttgttcttttctgcatcggctacgctgaagacgaacatttttgcgagtgttacatttggtgaaattatgtttttttgtttactagtgaggaaaattgttaatttatgttttgaataaataaaatatgcattataagctctcttgtttttatgttacatgttctactaatcatctaattcatcctgaattttgaggtcgaagttaggacataatatttttttcatactagacgatatcatttgcattggggctcgtactTTCTGGAACACCCGATAGGAAAAGGGAAAGTAAATGTATTAAAAGATAAACGCTAGGACGTCCTTTACATTTTAGAAGTTCTAAGGATATGGAAGGTAGGAGATAAGGACTACGCCGACTGCACGCCAAATGCAACATCGGTTCTAATGCTATCTTTACATtataggcaaagaggatcgagtattatagagagttactgtcaaagtaaaatatgtaatcacagtgcatagactgccatggCCTGCCTGccgggcttaaaacttttgaacctcagttgtgacaatttggcccatattcttagcttgatatgtgttaaaatgtcaaatatgaatattttattttattttttattttattttatttggaaagCAAACAGAAATAAACGAGCAGGAGACAATGTTTCAAACACACAGTAAAACGTTCGCTTATTTCCTAAACAGCTCTCACTAAAAACATTTAAGTATAATGGAACTATTACTACACTTACTAAACTTAGGGTAACTAATTACTAACATTAAATGCTAAACTTTTACAAGAAGAAACAAAGAACTAACTACAACTATgcaaaatacatataattaatattagcgccatttagccgagcgtcccctaacggtgtatcgccatctaggtcaccgtacctttttctgtatggttttgaggtagatttttttcttagacttagctgtctatacggagttacataagtctTTGCCTAAACTAAAACCAACCTAAACGAAACTGTACTAAAACTGAACTAAAATCAGACTAAAACTTAGCAAAACGGAAACTAAATATCTTTACATTCTAGGTAAAAAATTCGCCTTCCTAAAATACCCGTTCATCCTGACGGCCGCGACGAAGTCCCTCGGGTTGTACTACGAGAACCGGATCCGAATGTACTCGGAGCGCCGAGTGTCCCTACTACACGCCGTGGTGGGCGCGGCGCCACCTATGCCTTATCTAAGGCTTAAAGTGCGCAGGACGCATATTATAGACGACGCTTTAGTTGAGGTAAGACAAAAAAAACGTATGAAGGGTATTCATATTCATCAGTAGAAAAAATCCCTGAAAAATCCTCCAGAAATCCTCTGGATCCACATTTAAAAGAAATTTCGtaaaataaaactgtggaaacggattaaatcgcgtataacgaatttacaattcatcccgacgtttcgaacactaaaCTTTACaacattcgtggtcaacgggtgactgaggaaaaattacaatgtgcaaaagctacccacatacaagaaatattaacgaaccatgaccataaataatatagattttaaggcaggttcacacactactAATAAAGCAAATACAATATTCAATATTaaaaaattgtaaattcattatacgcgatttaattcgtttccatagttttatttcacaacGAATAACATAAAACTTTGTATTACAGTTAGAAATGGTAGCGATGGAGCGAGTGCTGGACCTGAAAAAGCAGCTGGTAGTAGAGTTTGAAGGCGAGCAGGGGCTGGACGAGGGTGGCGTCAGCAAGGAGTTCTTCCAGCTCATCGTCGAGGAGATCTTCAACCCCGACTACGGGATGTTCACGCAACAGCGCGACAACGAGACTGTCTGGTGAGGACTATACTGCGACACTACCAGCTTGTCACTAGGAACAATGCGATAAGactactatactctgtcaaacaagtctgtcagcaaataagaacaaagaaaactatatgcatccttttctttagggtgctagagaaaaggatatctgtagttttcttagttcttatttactgacagacttgtttgacagaatataggacctaaccacaaaattaaaattttgaaaaaaccccgactttgacatagtagaccgattttcatgaaacatggctaagaacactcccgactaactcagctttcagataaaaaaaaactaaatccaaatcggttcatccgttcggga from the Leguminivora glycinivorella isolate SPB_JAAS2020 chromosome 8, LegGlyc_1.1, whole genome shotgun sequence genome contains:
- the LOC125229142 gene encoding ubiquitin-protein ligase E3A, producing the protein MNSKSETDEASRGNEASSSNSNTAPTESESSSGICAEKNSNCAEDIMKRAAAKQLIERYFYQLLDGCGNPNCDNQYCASSGEARNLTPNEAAAEAIKLFYKEARLCDSLPNKVPRTETSPCDSTSPSSACTEKEKRSHDEKSELPSSSATSSRQETSHKQDDFKTSHSNGAPLTEEHIYKLCDDCLETKAPEPLIRALGEAFTQPAILARCFQGKPHADSSNGGGTKGNKETKAMCSSSDPDKDVDSLEGPGLDVASCRRAFQYLAKVPSEYYSSALVTALTTLAENMEIDLRITKKMSEEEIVNCFVIAFEVPDLGCSDYLEIALPALCHAAKHLPVKTQAKLARMWAQHCKESLRHILETLQQLITLRIISTNYTRNFQVQDDESVTMATKLMKIVYYANMIGGVMESSSHREEPVSVPQQLDPLGDALDHLYPLTSIKSKNHQHTDPLEKRKEIVHKWCTIPNITLKQLAKSEGVSIGAVRTAIRKLKLSKTETKYLYILGKKFAFLKYPFILTAATKSLGLYYENRIRMYSERRVSLLHAVVGAAPPMPYLRLKVRRTHIIDDALVELEMVAMERVLDLKKQLVVEFEGEQGLDEGGVSKEFFQLIVEEIFNPDYGMFTQQRDNETVWFNPLSFETEAQFTLIGIVLGLAIYNNVILPVNFPMVVYRKLMGKKGSFEDLADWNPILYSGLKDMLEYNDDDLEEVYYQTFRICHRDVFGNVIFHDLKEDADNIFVTQGNKKEFVDLYADYLLNKSVEVQFRAFRRGFVMVTDESPLAALFRPEEVETLVCGSKNFDFNELEKSTEYDAGYTSESQTIKDFWSIVHSLSLDDKRKLLQFTTGSDRVPVGGLSHLKLVIARNGPDCDRLPTAHTCFNVLLLPEYESREKLEDRLMKAISYSKGFGML